A single region of the Hyalangium ruber genome encodes:
- a CDS encoding sugar transferase, whose protein sequence is MQRQVGAGLFLKRCMDRLAAALGLVCLAPVMAVTALLVWASMGRPIFFRQVRPGRGGRSFQLVKFRTMLSAHDAEGKPLPDAQRITRVGQFLRSASLDELPQLWNVLRGDMSLVGPRPLLVEYLTRYSAEQARRHDVLPGITGWAQVNGRNALGWDERFRLDVWYVDNWSVALDVKILALTVLRVVQRQGISYAGDATMFEFLGNAAHAGPQPAPSQAATRR, encoded by the coding sequence ATGCAGAGACAGGTTGGAGCGGGGTTGTTCCTCAAGCGGTGCATGGACCGGCTGGCCGCGGCCTTGGGGCTGGTGTGCCTGGCGCCGGTGATGGCGGTCACGGCGCTGCTCGTCTGGGCCTCGATGGGCAGGCCCATCTTCTTCCGACAGGTGCGTCCGGGCCGCGGAGGGAGGTCGTTCCAGCTCGTGAAGTTCCGCACCATGCTCAGCGCGCACGACGCGGAGGGCAAGCCGCTCCCGGATGCCCAGCGCATCACCCGAGTGGGGCAGTTCCTGCGCTCGGCGAGCCTGGACGAGCTCCCCCAGCTCTGGAACGTGCTTCGCGGTGACATGAGCCTGGTGGGGCCGCGCCCGCTGCTGGTGGAGTACCTGACGCGCTACTCCGCCGAGCAGGCGCGGCGCCACGACGTGCTGCCCGGCATCACCGGCTGGGCACAGGTGAACGGGCGCAACGCCCTGGGCTGGGATGAGCGCTTCCGGCTCGACGTCTGGTACGTGGACAACTGGAGCGTGGCGCTGGACGTGAAGATCCTCGCGCTGACGGTGCTTCGCGTGGTGCAGCGCCAGGGCATCTCCTACGCGGGAGACGCGACGATGTTCGAGTTCCTGGGCAACGCCGCGCATGCGGGGCCGCAACCCGCGCCGAGCCAGGCCGCCACCCGGCGCTGA
- a CDS encoding acetyltransferase: MPNERAKPRLVVYGCGGHGKVVADIALLCGLVVVGFVDDAMPEGSRVLGLPVLGGAAWLEAHRSEILVALGVGDNHARRRISALCERLELTLATLIHPTAAVAESARVGAGAVVMAQAVINPDAQVGTGAIINSGAIVEHDCEVGEFAHLSPNATLGGAVRIGALAHLGLGASVLPGKAVGDEAVVGAGAVVLGDLPPRVVAVGVPARVITQP; the protein is encoded by the coding sequence GTGCCGAACGAGCGCGCAAAGCCCAGGCTGGTCGTTTATGGCTGCGGTGGCCACGGCAAGGTGGTCGCCGACATCGCCTTGCTGTGTGGCCTGGTCGTGGTCGGCTTCGTCGATGATGCGATGCCGGAAGGCAGCAGGGTGCTTGGCCTTCCTGTTCTCGGCGGGGCCGCCTGGCTCGAAGCGCATCGCTCGGAGATCCTCGTCGCGCTGGGCGTGGGAGACAACCACGCGCGGCGCCGCATCTCCGCGCTGTGCGAGCGGCTGGAGCTGACGCTGGCCACCTTGATCCACCCGACGGCCGCCGTGGCCGAGTCCGCCCGCGTCGGCGCCGGGGCAGTGGTCATGGCCCAGGCCGTCATCAACCCGGACGCCCAGGTGGGAACGGGGGCGATCATCAACAGCGGCGCCATCGTCGAGCACGACTGCGAGGTGGGTGAGTTCGCCCACCTCTCGCCCAACGCGACGCTCGGCGGCGCGGTGCGCATCGGCGCCCTGGCGCACCTGGGCCTTGGCGCCTCCGTCCTGCCAGGCAAAGCCGTGGGGGATGAAGCGGTGGTGGGGGCGGGCGCGGTGGTCCTCGGCGATCTGCCGCCTCGCGTGGTGGCGGTCGGAGTGCCGGCGCGAGTGATTACCCAGCCCTGA
- a CDS encoding lipopolysaccharide biosynthesis protein: protein MNPTSKPRKTVGGNFAWTLSAGLMYGFAQWGVLVACARLGTMEMLGEFALGLAITAPVMLLARMQMRNLQATDARSAYGFEHYLGLMVLNVLGGVVLCCAIALVAGYSARVSLVIALLALAKGFEALSEVFYGAMHQKEQMGLAARSLIVKSVLSVVLVVVALQVTASAVLAAAALGFSWAIVLFVFDAPAYRREFGGVGPWRLLWRTRWREQGVRLKSLLGLAYALGITALLSSLRPNVPRYLLEAHFGQAELGMYAALAYFTMLGGRVVFALGQAVTPRLGRYHTEGDQRRYGRALMGLAGGSALVGVCAIIGSALLGRWALTLFYGAEYAQNLDLFVWLMVAAGLEYVCVSLQIGLTAARELKAQALMLVASVVVVGLGSAWWVPTVGPVGAAWALALGWLVELGASAWLTFRVWRRLGLQEAVSVEGG from the coding sequence GTGAACCCCACCTCGAAGCCACGGAAGACGGTAGGGGGGAACTTCGCGTGGACGCTCTCGGCCGGGCTCATGTACGGCTTCGCCCAGTGGGGCGTGCTGGTGGCGTGCGCCCGGCTCGGCACGATGGAGATGCTGGGCGAGTTCGCCCTGGGCCTGGCCATCACCGCCCCGGTGATGCTCCTGGCGCGGATGCAGATGCGCAACCTCCAGGCCACCGACGCCCGGAGCGCCTACGGCTTCGAGCACTACCTCGGGCTGATGGTGCTCAACGTGCTGGGGGGCGTGGTGCTCTGCTGCGCCATCGCGCTGGTGGCGGGGTACTCGGCGCGTGTGAGCCTCGTCATCGCGCTGCTGGCGCTGGCCAAGGGCTTCGAGGCCCTCAGTGAGGTGTTCTACGGCGCCATGCACCAGAAGGAGCAGATGGGCCTCGCCGCCCGCTCGCTCATCGTCAAGAGCGTGCTCTCGGTGGTGCTGGTGGTGGTCGCGCTCCAGGTGACCGCCAGCGCGGTCCTCGCGGCCGCGGCCCTGGGGTTCTCCTGGGCCATCGTGCTCTTCGTCTTCGACGCGCCCGCGTACCGGAGGGAGTTCGGCGGCGTGGGGCCCTGGCGCCTGCTGTGGCGGACGCGGTGGCGGGAGCAGGGCGTGCGCCTGAAGAGCCTGCTGGGGCTCGCCTACGCGCTCGGCATCACCGCGCTGCTGAGCTCGCTGCGCCCCAACGTGCCCCGCTACTTGCTGGAGGCGCACTTCGGCCAGGCGGAGCTGGGCATGTACGCCGCGCTCGCGTACTTCACGATGCTGGGGGGCCGGGTGGTCTTCGCGCTCGGGCAGGCGGTGACGCCTCGGCTGGGGCGCTACCACACGGAGGGAGATCAGCGCCGCTATGGCCGCGCGCTCATGGGGCTGGCGGGAGGGTCGGCGCTGGTGGGTGTCTGTGCCATCATCGGCTCCGCGCTGCTCGGGCGCTGGGCGCTGACACTCTTCTATGGCGCCGAGTACGCGCAGAATCTGGACCTGTTCGTCTGGCTCATGGTGGCCGCCGGGCTGGAGTACGTCTGCGTGAGCCTCCAGATCGGGCTCACGGCGGCGCGAGAGCTGAAGGCGCAGGCGTTGATGCTCGTGGCCTCCGTGGTGGTGGTCGGGCTGGGGAGCGCCTGGTGGGTGCCCACGGTGGGCCCGGTGGGGGCGGCGTGGGCGCTGGCGCTGGGCTGGCTCGTCGAGCTGGGCGCCAGCGCGTGGCTCACCTTTCGGGTGTGGAGGCGACTGGGACTCCAGGAAGCCGTCTCGGTGGAGGGCGGGTAG
- a CDS encoding polysaccharide biosynthesis tyrosine autokinase has translation MTRTSHRKAPASSRPGSPDDELDLGRYLGILQEHRGSIVATMVLTLGVGLLYMAAATPIYRAHAVLQIEKKANPLGELGALLADFSGEAPTEIELLGSRALLGKVIDELRLEVSATPRYFPLLGAALARGHEEAGIAEPPWALERFAWGGERIQVERVSVPRELEDIPLQLVTGEGGTYTLLDPDSQPLLSGNVGVPAASAPDSVLRVELLVSELQARPGTQFWVTRRSRLEVVEGLQRALRPVEKGLNTGVLSVSLEGRDPVEISAILTAISKHYVRHNVERRSEEVEQTLAFLDTQLPGLRKELERAEAALSAHRAGKGSVDLGLEAQAILERSVDVEKAISELTLERSELRQRFTQNHPVLNAMSSKLARLRADRTALNAKLKGLPDAELTAARLVRDVNVANELYIQLNNKAQEYRVLKSSIVGNARILDEPVVTRLPVRPSKPGVLAVSLVLGLTLGVAFAFTRQALHRGISDPAALEAALGVPVYATVPLGEAPSRRARRKRGADSEGPTILARTRPHDLATESLRSLRTRLQMVLEDAPNNVIAITGTSPGVGASFVSANLAWVLADSGKRVLLVDANLRGGGLHRCFGVARSRGLAEVLEGALTLEQSVVQVPDQSLFFLPTGALPSNPAELLLGDAFKTLVARMSLAYDLVLLDTPPILAVTDAALVGRQAGVNLAVVRAGAHPLREVAAALTRLSQDGVSVQGVVFNGVPRSPSGRAVRGIYQYEYPTVS, from the coding sequence ATGACTCGCACCTCTCATCGCAAGGCACCCGCCAGTTCCAGGCCGGGATCTCCAGATGACGAACTCGATCTGGGGCGCTACCTGGGCATCCTGCAGGAGCACCGCGGGTCGATCGTCGCGACCATGGTCCTGACGCTGGGCGTGGGGCTGCTCTACATGGCGGCCGCGACGCCCATCTACCGGGCCCATGCCGTCCTCCAGATCGAGAAGAAGGCCAATCCCCTGGGCGAGCTGGGAGCGCTGCTCGCGGACTTCTCGGGGGAGGCGCCCACCGAGATCGAGCTGCTCGGCTCGCGCGCCTTGCTGGGCAAGGTCATCGACGAGCTGCGCTTGGAGGTGTCCGCCACGCCGCGCTACTTCCCACTGCTGGGAGCGGCGCTGGCCCGCGGCCATGAGGAGGCGGGCATCGCCGAGCCCCCGTGGGCCCTGGAGCGGTTCGCCTGGGGTGGCGAGCGCATCCAGGTGGAGCGGGTGAGCGTGCCGCGCGAGCTGGAGGACATCCCCCTTCAGCTCGTGACGGGGGAGGGCGGTACGTACACGCTCCTGGACCCGGACTCCCAGCCGCTGCTCAGCGGAAACGTCGGCGTCCCGGCCGCCTCGGCTCCGGACTCGGTGCTGCGGGTGGAGCTGCTCGTCTCGGAGCTCCAGGCCCGCCCGGGGACACAGTTCTGGGTGACCCGCCGCTCCCGCCTCGAGGTGGTGGAGGGGCTCCAGCGCGCGCTGCGCCCGGTGGAGAAGGGCCTCAACACGGGAGTCCTCTCCGTGTCGCTGGAGGGCAGGGACCCGGTGGAGATCTCCGCGATCCTCACGGCCATCTCGAAGCACTACGTTCGCCACAACGTCGAGCGTCGGAGCGAGGAGGTCGAGCAAACGCTGGCGTTCCTCGACACGCAGCTTCCCGGCCTGCGCAAGGAGCTGGAGCGCGCGGAGGCGGCCCTGAGCGCCCACCGCGCGGGGAAGGGGAGCGTCGACCTGGGGCTGGAGGCCCAGGCGATCCTGGAGCGAAGCGTCGACGTGGAGAAGGCGATCTCGGAGCTGACGCTGGAGCGCTCCGAGCTGCGGCAGCGCTTCACCCAGAACCACCCGGTGCTCAACGCCATGAGCAGCAAGCTGGCGCGGCTCCGGGCCGATCGGACGGCCCTCAACGCCAAGCTCAAGGGCCTGCCGGACGCGGAGCTCACCGCGGCCCGGCTCGTGCGGGACGTGAACGTCGCCAACGAGCTCTACATCCAGCTCAACAACAAGGCCCAGGAGTACCGGGTGCTGAAGTCGAGCATCGTCGGCAACGCGCGCATCCTCGATGAGCCCGTGGTGACACGGCTGCCGGTGCGGCCCAGCAAGCCGGGCGTGCTCGCGGTCAGCCTGGTGCTGGGGCTGACGCTCGGTGTCGCGTTCGCCTTCACCCGGCAGGCGCTCCATAGGGGCATCTCGGATCCGGCGGCGCTCGAGGCGGCGCTGGGAGTCCCGGTCTATGCCACCGTGCCCCTGGGCGAAGCCCCGTCGCGGCGGGCGCGGCGCAAGCGGGGAGCGGACTCCGAGGGGCCCACCATCCTGGCGCGGACCCGCCCGCACGACCTGGCCACCGAGAGCTTGCGGAGCCTGCGGACCCGGCTCCAGATGGTCCTGGAGGACGCGCCCAACAACGTGATCGCCATCACTGGGACGAGTCCAGGGGTGGGCGCGTCCTTCGTCTCCGCCAACCTCGCCTGGGTGCTGGCGGACTCCGGCAAGCGTGTCCTGCTCGTGGACGCCAACCTGCGCGGGGGCGGGCTCCACCGCTGCTTCGGTGTCGCGCGCTCGCGTGGTCTCGCCGAGGTGCTCGAAGGCGCGCTCACGTTGGAGCAGTCCGTGGTCCAGGTTCCTGACCAGAGCCTGTTCTTCCTGCCCACCGGCGCGCTGCCCTCCAACCCCGCCGAGCTGCTGCTGGGCGATGCATTCAAGACGCTCGTGGCGCGGATGTCGCTCGCGTACGACCTCGTCCTCCTCGACACGCCGCCCATCCTGGCGGTGACCGACGCGGCGCTGGTGGGCCGGCAGGCGGGGGTGAACCTCGCGGTGGTGCGCGCGGGCGCTCATCCGCTGCGCGAGGTCGCCGCGGCCCTCACCCGGCTCTCGCAGGACGGCGTCTCGGTGCAGGGCGTCGTCTTCAATGGCGTGCCGCGCTCGCCGTCGGGTCGCGCCGTGCGCGGCATCTACCAGTACGAATACCCCACCGTGAGCTGA
- a CDS encoding GNAT family N-acetyltransferase, translated as MVPDEGKSAQSEDYFRSAHHLRAEGVTHTLVIDGGEGRSLRLPLIVRVIEGTPYRDAVSPYGFPSGVQAGLSELPKDAVDWQGSELVSIFVRDRVSRPPCFAGGTPRNEVFFVDPRLPIRFRETHRRHVRRNLREGFVSTCHAARETSPEEREGFKAVYRQTMVRDRASARYFFSDAYFEELFSSPSAWLATTRAPEGQIASSALGVTSDGVLHYYLGGTADAYLARSPAKNVLATLAELGTQLGLAFNLGGGMQPGDSLEDFKRGFANTSARLYTHEIICEPSVYARLSEGHTDGNYFPAYRAKLR; from the coding sequence TTGGTCCCTGACGAGGGGAAATCGGCGCAGTCGGAGGACTACTTCCGCTCAGCCCACCACCTGCGCGCCGAGGGCGTGACGCACACCCTGGTCATCGACGGAGGCGAGGGCAGATCGCTGCGGCTGCCGCTCATCGTTCGAGTCATCGAGGGCACACCGTACCGCGACGCCGTCTCGCCCTATGGCTTCCCCAGCGGGGTGCAGGCCGGGTTGAGCGAGCTGCCCAAGGACGCGGTGGACTGGCAGGGCAGCGAGCTGGTCAGCATCTTCGTGCGAGACCGCGTCTCCCGCCCTCCCTGCTTCGCGGGAGGCACGCCGCGCAACGAGGTGTTCTTCGTCGATCCCCGCCTGCCCATCCGCTTCCGGGAGACGCACCGCCGGCACGTGCGGCGCAACCTCCGGGAGGGCTTCGTGAGCACCTGCCACGCGGCGCGGGAGACGTCGCCCGAGGAGCGCGAGGGCTTCAAGGCGGTCTACCGGCAGACCATGGTCCGCGATCGGGCCAGCGCCCGGTACTTCTTCTCGGATGCGTACTTCGAGGAGCTGTTCTCTTCCCCATCCGCATGGCTCGCCACGACGCGCGCCCCGGAGGGACAGATCGCCTCCTCGGCGCTCGGCGTCACCAGCGACGGCGTGCTGCACTACTACCTCGGAGGGACGGCGGACGCGTACCTGGCGCGCTCGCCGGCCAAGAACGTGCTGGCGACGCTCGCCGAGCTGGGCACCCAGCTCGGGCTCGCCTTCAACCTGGGGGGCGGCATGCAGCCGGGTGACAGCCTCGAGGACTTCAAGCGGGGCTTCGCCAACACGAGCGCCCGCCTCTACACCCATGAGATCATCTGCGAGCCGTCGGTGTATGCCCGCCTCTCGGAGGGCCACACCGACGGAAACTACTTCCCGGCCTACCGCGCGAAGCTGCGCTGA
- a CDS encoding polysaccharide export protein: MRHVLLLAGMLCASACAWGPGMYMDEDAFRDRYEGKADGGPDNAFEIVTIDAALLGKQQAAREKARPEPKQDPLAQIAADYYYRITPHDVLSVIVWDHPELTIPAGEFRSAEATGHPVAADGTMFFPHAGVIQVGGKTLREVRELLTQRLADVIERPQLDVRVVGFRGQKVQVTGEVTAPSTIPITDVPLRVQDAISQARGLTLEADLRNVTLTRGGKTFTLDLQALYEEGDISQNWLLQDGDILHVADRSRNKVFVLGEVRKPSSRIMVKGRMTLAEAIGDTEGFDPITSNPAKLYVIRGNFDRPTIYKLDAQSPDALLLATQFQLQPHDVVFVSPHNLTRWNRIISQIQPTVQLLWQTIDIGDRSVIFQAQ, from the coding sequence ATGAGGCACGTCCTGCTACTGGCAGGGATGTTGTGCGCGAGTGCATGCGCGTGGGGCCCGGGTATGTATATGGACGAGGATGCGTTCCGGGATCGGTACGAGGGAAAGGCAGACGGGGGCCCTGATAACGCGTTCGAGATCGTCACGATCGATGCGGCACTGCTAGGCAAGCAACAAGCGGCGCGCGAGAAGGCACGGCCCGAGCCGAAACAGGATCCGCTGGCGCAGATCGCGGCGGACTACTACTACCGGATCACCCCGCATGACGTGCTGAGCGTCATCGTCTGGGACCACCCCGAGCTCACCATCCCCGCGGGCGAGTTCCGGTCCGCCGAGGCCACCGGCCACCCCGTGGCGGCCGACGGGACGATGTTCTTTCCCCACGCGGGCGTCATCCAGGTCGGAGGCAAGACGCTGCGCGAGGTGCGGGAGCTGCTGACCCAGCGGCTGGCCGATGTCATCGAGCGGCCGCAGCTCGACGTGCGCGTGGTGGGCTTCCGGGGGCAGAAGGTCCAGGTCACCGGCGAGGTCACCGCGCCCAGCACCATCCCCATCACGGACGTGCCGCTGCGGGTGCAGGACGCCATCAGCCAGGCGCGGGGGCTCACCCTGGAGGCGGACCTGCGCAACGTCACGCTCACCCGGGGCGGTAAGACCTTCACCCTCGATCTGCAGGCCCTCTATGAGGAGGGAGACATCAGCCAGAACTGGCTCCTGCAGGACGGCGACATCCTCCACGTCGCCGACCGCAGCCGTAACAAGGTCTTCGTGCTCGGCGAGGTCCGCAAGCCTTCCTCGCGCATCATGGTGAAGGGGCGGATGACGCTCGCGGAAGCCATTGGAGATACCGAGGGCTTCGACCCAATCACATCCAATCCAGCGAAGCTCTATGTCATCCGTGGGAACTTCGACAGGCCTACCATCTATAAACTCGATGCCCAGTCGCCGGATGCTCTGTTGCTTGCAACGCAATTCCAACTTCAACCCCATGACGTGGTGTTCGTCTCGCCGCACAACTTGACGCGCTGGAACCGAATCATCAGTCAAATCCAGCCAACAGTTCAGCTGCTCTGGCAGACGATAGATATTGGTGACAGATCCGTCATCTTCCAGGCCCAATGA
- a CDS encoding DegT/DnrJ/EryC1/StrS family aminotransferase — MSQRIYLSSPHMGTLERGYVEEAFASNWIAPLGPHVDAFQEEFARCVGAPYALALSSGTAALHLALQLVGVGPGDEVLVSTLTFSATVNPIRYLGASPVFIDSERDSWNMDPALLCEELESRARIGRLPRAVVVVHLYGQSADLDPIVEACERYGVPLVEDAAEALGSTYKGKAPGTLGRVGIYSFNGNKILTTSGGGMLVSADESLVSHALKLATQARDPAPHYQHSEIGYNYRLSNVLAAIGRGQLRVLEDRVAARRRNHAFYTRSLLGVPGITFMPEAPWGRHTRWLTTLTIDPVAFGADREAVRVALERENIEARPVWKPMHLQPVFSGFERRGGSVSEELFQHGLCLPSGSNLTLDDLARVVEVMLAVPQSLARRTGS, encoded by the coding sequence ATGTCTCAGCGCATCTACCTTTCATCGCCGCACATGGGCACCCTCGAGCGCGGCTACGTCGAGGAGGCCTTCGCGAGCAACTGGATCGCTCCGCTGGGCCCCCACGTCGATGCGTTCCAGGAGGAGTTCGCCCGCTGCGTCGGGGCTCCGTATGCGCTGGCGTTGAGCTCTGGCACCGCGGCGCTCCACCTCGCCCTGCAGCTGGTCGGCGTCGGCCCCGGAGACGAGGTACTGGTGAGCACCCTCACCTTCTCCGCCACGGTGAACCCCATTCGCTACCTGGGGGCCTCTCCGGTCTTCATCGACAGCGAGCGCGACTCCTGGAACATGGATCCCGCCCTGCTGTGCGAGGAGCTGGAGAGCCGCGCCCGGATCGGCCGGCTGCCCCGCGCCGTCGTCGTGGTCCACCTCTACGGACAGAGCGCCGATCTGGACCCCATCGTGGAGGCCTGCGAGCGCTACGGCGTACCCCTGGTGGAGGATGCGGCCGAGGCCCTGGGCAGCACATACAAGGGCAAGGCCCCCGGCACGCTGGGCCGCGTGGGCATCTACTCCTTCAACGGCAACAAGATCCTCACCACCTCGGGGGGCGGGATGCTGGTGTCGGCCGACGAGTCGCTCGTCAGCCACGCGCTCAAGCTCGCCACCCAGGCGCGCGACCCCGCGCCGCACTACCAGCACTCGGAGATTGGCTACAACTACCGCCTCAGCAACGTGCTGGCGGCGATCGGCCGAGGGCAGCTGAGGGTGCTGGAGGACCGGGTCGCCGCGCGGCGCAGGAACCACGCGTTCTACACGCGCTCGCTGCTCGGCGTACCGGGCATCACCTTCATGCCCGAGGCCCCATGGGGCCGCCACACGCGCTGGCTGACGACGCTCACGATTGATCCGGTGGCTTTCGGCGCGGACCGGGAGGCGGTGCGCGTCGCGCTGGAGCGGGAGAACATCGAGGCCCGGCCAGTGTGGAAGCCCATGCACCTGCAGCCGGTCTTCTCCGGCTTCGAGCGGCGGGGAGGCAGCGTCTCGGAGGAGCTGTTCCAGCACGGGCTCTGCCTGCCGTCCGGCTCCAACCTCACCCTGGATGATCTCGCCCGGGTGGTGGAGGTGATGCTGGCCGTTCCCCAGAGCCTGGCCCGGCGGACGGGCAGCTGA
- a CDS encoding O-antigen ligase family protein yields the protein MSWIRCAGLGFIAALYVLAGRWGFHRLASTSPQPDPFLELRLWIVMGGLVLATMGLVHRAHRATRPGESRLDPRLSMALLLFFGYLCVSALWAPDVGFALGKLYELVLVVVMSVGFGLAALRQRAERVLDAFWAVVVAATALLALTGVRQLLGDGGGARLAVLGGGPNIFARLMGLLALGALYFWYRRGQAWLWIPLAATGVLLALLTGSRGGTAAIIAGVATFLVVARVPLRRFVLLSVLATAAFAVATTLSPLGKALNRSMEERFLRLTLKYAGSSDSESKVYLSGRESLYAAAYELGLDNPVAGAGLAAFPALGLGVYPHNLFLEVFCEGGALGLVLLAWVLLAFLRSVFRGWRDIDGATVGAVVLMLLGSQSSGDLYDTRALFLLMVMAACTSSSAYPAVQGAT from the coding sequence GTGAGCTGGATCCGATGCGCAGGACTGGGCTTCATCGCCGCGCTCTACGTGCTCGCGGGCCGTTGGGGCTTCCACCGGCTGGCCTCCACGAGCCCCCAGCCGGACCCCTTCCTCGAGCTGCGGCTGTGGATCGTCATGGGCGGGCTGGTGCTCGCGACCATGGGGCTGGTCCACCGTGCCCACCGCGCGACGCGGCCGGGAGAGAGCCGGCTCGACCCACGGCTCTCGATGGCGCTCCTGCTGTTCTTTGGCTACCTGTGCGTCAGCGCGCTCTGGGCCCCCGACGTGGGCTTCGCCCTGGGCAAGCTCTACGAGCTCGTCCTGGTCGTGGTGATGAGCGTGGGCTTCGGGCTCGCCGCGCTCCGCCAGCGGGCGGAGCGGGTGCTGGATGCCTTCTGGGCGGTGGTGGTCGCGGCCACGGCCCTGCTGGCCCTCACCGGGGTGCGCCAGCTGCTGGGCGACGGCGGCGGCGCGCGGCTGGCCGTGCTGGGAGGCGGGCCGAACATCTTCGCCCGGCTCATGGGGCTGCTCGCGCTGGGGGCTCTCTATTTCTGGTACCGACGGGGGCAGGCCTGGCTGTGGATTCCGCTGGCGGCCACCGGGGTGCTCCTGGCGCTGCTCACCGGCTCGCGCGGGGGCACGGCCGCCATCATCGCGGGCGTCGCGACCTTCCTCGTGGTGGCGCGTGTGCCGCTGCGCCGCTTCGTCCTCTTGTCGGTGCTGGCCACGGCGGCCTTCGCGGTGGCCACCACGCTCTCGCCCCTTGGCAAGGCGCTGAATCGCTCCATGGAGGAGCGCTTCCTGCGGCTGACCCTGAAGTACGCGGGCAGCAGCGACTCGGAGAGCAAGGTGTACCTGTCGGGACGCGAGTCCCTGTATGCCGCCGCGTACGAGCTCGGGCTCGACAACCCGGTGGCGGGCGCGGGGCTCGCGGCGTTCCCGGCCCTGGGGCTGGGAGTCTACCCCCACAACCTCTTCCTCGAGGTGTTCTGCGAGGGCGGCGCGCTGGGCCTGGTGCTCCTGGCGTGGGTCCTGCTCGCCTTCCTCCGCTCGGTCTTCCGGGGCTGGCGCGACATCGACGGGGCGACCGTCGGCGCGGTGGTGCTGATGCTGCTCGGCAGCCAGTCCAGCGGAGACCTCTACGACACCCGGGCGCTCTTCCTGCTGATGGTGATGGCCGCCTGCACCTCTTCTTCTGCCTACCCCGCCGTTCAAGGAGCTACGTGA
- a CDS encoding glycosyltransferase family 4 protein: protein MKIIYLHQYFTTPSMHGGTRSYELARRLVGMGHEVHMVTSDTEPAANTKGWRETNESGIRVHWLPVPYSNSMKYSDRMRAFGHFAVGAAQRAMQLEGDVVFATSTPLTIAVPGILASRLKSKPMVFEVRDLWPAIPIAVGAIKSRPAILAAQLLEKAAYAGAAHIVALSPGMKAGVEAAGVSSEKITVIPNLCDPERFQVPVTAGAEFRQKYPWLGDRPMVLYAGTLGLVNGVDYLVRLAAEMLPRDPEVRFVIMGQGREEGALHALADLLGVRDRNLFFLPSVPKAEVPAVLSAATIATSLFTDVPGMQDNSANKFFDALAAGRPLALNYGGWQAELLEREQFGLCLPPKDVAAGAAQLAWRLRDPQWLAEAGARAGQLGRERFSADSAARRLAEVLQRAVGKA, encoded by the coding sequence ATGAAGATCATCTACCTCCATCAGTACTTCACCACGCCCTCGATGCATGGCGGTACCCGCTCCTACGAGCTCGCCCGCCGCCTGGTGGGCATGGGGCATGAGGTCCACATGGTGACCTCGGACACCGAGCCCGCCGCGAACACCAAGGGCTGGCGCGAGACGAACGAGAGCGGCATCCGCGTGCATTGGCTGCCGGTGCCGTACTCCAACTCGATGAAGTACTCCGACCGGATGCGCGCCTTCGGCCACTTCGCCGTCGGCGCCGCCCAGCGGGCGATGCAGCTCGAGGGCGACGTGGTCTTCGCCACGAGCACGCCGCTGACCATCGCCGTCCCCGGCATCCTCGCCTCGCGCCTGAAGAGCAAGCCCATGGTCTTCGAGGTGCGCGATCTCTGGCCCGCCATCCCCATCGCCGTGGGTGCCATCAAGAGCCGTCCGGCCATCCTCGCCGCCCAGTTGCTGGAGAAGGCCGCCTACGCGGGCGCGGCGCACATCGTCGCGCTCTCGCCGGGCATGAAGGCCGGCGTGGAGGCGGCCGGCGTGTCCTCGGAGAAGATCACCGTCATTCCGAACCTGTGCGATCCGGAGCGCTTCCAGGTCCCCGTCACCGCGGGCGCGGAGTTCCGCCAGAAGTACCCGTGGCTCGGGGATCGGCCCATGGTCCTCTACGCGGGCACCCTGGGCCTGGTGAACGGGGTGGACTACCTCGTCCGGCTCGCGGCGGAGATGCTGCCGCGCGACCCGGAGGTGCGCTTCGTCATCATGGGGCAGGGACGGGAGGAGGGCGCCCTGCACGCGCTCGCCGATCTGCTCGGGGTGCGTGACCGCAACCTCTTCTTCCTGCCCAGCGTGCCCAAGGCGGAGGTGCCCGCGGTGCTCTCGGCGGCCACCATCGCCACCTCGCTCTTCACCGACGTGCCGGGCATGCAGGACAACTCGGCCAACAAGTTCTTCGACGCGCTCGCCGCCGGGCGCCCGCTGGCGCTCAACTACGGCGGCTGGCAGGCGGAGCTCCTCGAGCGGGAGCAGTTCGGCCTGTGCCTGCCTCCCAAGGACGTGGCCGCCGGCGCGGCGCAGTTGGCCTGGAGGCTTCGCGATCCCCAGTGGCTCGCCGAGGCGGGCGCGCGGGCGGGACAGCTCGGCCGGGAGCGCTTCTCCGCGGACTCCGCGGCCCGCCGGCTCGCCGAGGTGCTGCAGCGGGCGGTGGGCAAGGCGTGA